The following are from one region of the Phycisphaerae bacterium genome:
- a CDS encoding DNA methylase, producing the protein MAQSPAHRFGQIIGDTLERAIRPILETVANELHFYLDGKGERKARGTKRKVAWVDGKGNAHDLDYVFEADGSDDVIGAPRAFIEIAWRRYTKHSRNKAQEIQGAILPLAERYSQHHPFLGVVLGGVFTEGSLNQLRSHGFAVLYFPYQSVIAAFASVGIDAAFDEDTSDSALLRKVRTYGRLKPAQRERIATLLRERHKAEVNTFTSSLRVVLTRKVDTVYVLPLHGAARVLGGVAEAIAFIESFDESKPCESFTRYEVGVRYGNGDEIRGQFNDKQAAIAFLRTMK; encoded by the coding sequence ATGGCTCAATCACCGGCGCATCGCTTCGGGCAGATCATCGGCGACACGCTCGAACGTGCCATCCGGCCTATCCTCGAAACGGTCGCCAATGAACTCCACTTTTACCTCGACGGCAAGGGCGAGCGCAAGGCGCGCGGCACCAAGCGCAAAGTCGCCTGGGTGGACGGCAAGGGCAACGCACACGACCTCGATTATGTCTTTGAGGCGGACGGCAGCGATGATGTCATCGGCGCGCCTCGTGCATTCATTGAAATCGCATGGCGTCGTTACACGAAGCACTCCCGCAACAAGGCACAGGAAATCCAGGGGGCGATTCTGCCCCTGGCCGAGCGGTACAGCCAACACCATCCATTCCTCGGCGTGGTTCTCGGCGGCGTGTTCACCGAGGGCTCCCTCAACCAATTGCGTTCGCACGGCTTCGCGGTGCTCTATTTTCCATATCAGAGTGTCATTGCGGCGTTCGCATCGGTCGGCATTGACGCCGCCTTCGACGAAGACACGTCCGATTCGGCGCTTCTCCGCAAAGTAAGGACCTATGGAAGGCTGAAGCCGGCGCAGCGAGAGCGAATCGCAACCCTGTTGCGCGAACGGCACAAGGCCGAGGTGAATACGTTTACTTCATCGCTTCGCGTCGTTCTGACGCGGAAGGTCGACACGGTTTATGTCCTCCCGCTTCACGGTGCGGCGCGGGTGCTTGGGGGTGTCGCCGAAGCGATTGCATTCATTGAGTCGTTTGACGAATCCAAGCCGTGCGAATCCTTCACGCGATACGAGGTCGGCGTGCGATATGGCAACGGCGACGAAATTCGGGGGCAGTTCAATGACAAGCAGGCCGCGATTGCGTTTCTTCGGACGATGAAGTGA
- a CDS encoding site-specific DNA-methyltransferase: MRLPVHRWVRFSAGFSGSWAQHLIRSVKGTGEIRVLDPFAGSGTTLIAAENAGVTAYGVEAHPFVYRMARAKLARHSDRSAFRKAGESIRDDATRRTPAIDKYPKLIRSCYTDEALGELDCIRAAVESADDGTDAARLAWLALVGILRRCSHAGTAQWQYVLPKKSKKAPARPMFAFDELSRTILSDMAVTNGIDAPSATLLQADARDCAGVPDRFATLVLTSPPYPNNYDYADATRLEMSFFQEINGWGDLHSAVRQHLVRSCTQHVPERAVNLHSVLADPILDPIRDEMTPICEQLAEVRMTKGGKKTYHLMVACYFHDLARVWIALRRVCDSPSQACFVIGDSAPYGVYVPVIDWLGRLAIAAGFKSYRFERTRDRNVKWKNRKHRVPLCEGRLWVEG, from the coding sequence ATGCGCCTGCCGGTTCATCGCTGGGTGCGATTCAGCGCCGGCTTCTCAGGCTCCTGGGCCCAGCATCTGATTCGTAGCGTCAAGGGGACTGGCGAAATACGTGTTCTTGATCCGTTTGCAGGTTCGGGCACGACGCTCATCGCGGCGGAAAACGCCGGCGTCACGGCCTACGGTGTGGAGGCACACCCCTTCGTTTACCGGATGGCGCGGGCGAAACTCGCAAGGCACTCGGACAGAAGCGCATTCCGTAAGGCCGGCGAGTCAATCCGCGACGATGCAACGCGGCGAACTCCCGCGATCGACAAGTATCCCAAACTGATTCGGTCCTGTTACACCGACGAAGCGCTGGGCGAACTCGACTGCATTCGTGCTGCTGTCGAATCGGCCGACGACGGCACCGACGCTGCTCGACTCGCCTGGCTTGCGCTCGTCGGCATCCTTCGCCGCTGTTCCCATGCCGGAACGGCTCAATGGCAATACGTGCTCCCCAAGAAATCTAAGAAAGCACCGGCACGTCCGATGTTTGCTTTTGATGAACTGAGCCGGACGATCTTGTCGGACATGGCTGTAACCAACGGCATCGATGCACCATCGGCGACATTGCTTCAGGCCGACGCACGCGATTGTGCGGGCGTGCCCGACCGGTTCGCCACACTCGTGTTGACTTCGCCTCCCTACCCGAATAACTACGACTATGCAGATGCAACGCGTCTCGAGATGTCCTTCTTCCAGGAAATCAACGGCTGGGGCGATCTCCACTCGGCCGTTCGTCAGCACTTGGTCCGCTCATGCACCCAACATGTTCCTGAACGCGCCGTCAATCTCCATAGTGTTCTAGCCGATCCGATTTTGGATCCGATACGAGACGAGATGACGCCTATCTGCGAACAACTCGCCGAGGTCCGAATGACCAAGGGGGGCAAGAAGACCTATCACCTCATGGTGGCCTGCTATTTCCACGATCTGGCTCGCGTCTGGATCGCCCTGCGGCGCGTGTGCGATTCTCCGAGTCAGGCTTGCTTCGTGATTGGTGATTCCGCACCGTATGGCGTGTATGTCCCGGTGATCGATTGGCTCGGGCGGCTCGCCATCGCCGCCGGGTTCAAGTCCTATCGGTTCGAGCGCACGCGCGACCGGAATGTGAAGTGGAAAAACCGCAAGCACCGCGTACCATTGTGCGAAGGCCGACTCTGGGTGGAAGGCTGA